The genomic DNA AGGTCTCACCATCAAGCCCATCTCTTTCCGCTCCTTATTGAGTTCCTTATATAGCGAAATCATCATACAGATGATGACGAAGGAGAAAGGTAACGCGGCAATGATTAAGGCGTTTTGCAGTGCGGTCAAGCCGTTAGCTGACAGCAGGATAATGGCGATGGCCGCTTGTGCAATTCCCCATGTCAACTTCACCACATTCGGTGGTTGAAGGGATCCATAGGTTGTCTGCATACCAAGGACGAAGGTCGCCGAGTCGGCTGATGTGATGAAGAAAATAGCGATTAGTAAGATGGCGACAATCGATAGCAGCATCGACAGTGGCATTTCATGGAAAACGGCGAACAGGGTCTCTTCGGTTAATAGTTTGGTGAGATCCACGCCTTTTATTTGTACATCCATTGCGGTGGAGCCGAAAACCGCGAACCAGAAAAAGCTCAGTACGGTAGGCAATAATAAGACACCGGTTAAGAATTCACGGATGGTGCGTCCACGTGAGACACGGGCGATGAATATACCGACAAAAGGTGACCAAGAAATCCACCATGCCCAGTAGAAAATCGTCCAACTATTAATCCACGCTCGATCGCTATCATCGAGTGGTGCAGCACGAAAACTCATACGGGGTAAGTTTTGAAAGTACGAGCCAATGGTGTCGGTAAATGTATCGAAGATCAACATGGTAGGTCCAAGGATAATGACTAGAAGAAGCAGTAATGCCGCAAGTACCATGTTTGCATTGGATAAATATTTGATGCCTTTACTGATGCCTGACCAAGCGGAAGCGACAAAAAGAATCGTGACAATGATGATAATGACGACTTGAACGGGGAAGCTGATCGGCAAATCGAACAGATAAGACAGTCCGCCATTGATTTGGATAGCACCAAAGCCGAGTGTCGTCGCAACACCTATGACTGTTGCAAAAACGGCGAGTACGTTGATAATTGTGCCGAATGTACGATTCATTTGATTGCCAAATAGCGGTATTAACGTTGCGGAAATCAGTCCAGGTTCACCTTTTCGAAATTGGAAATAGGCGAGTGACATGGCAACAACTGCATAGATTGCCCATGCATGAATGCCCCAATGGAAAAACGTATAGCGCATCGATTCTTTAAAAGCGGCATCTGTTCCGGGTTGTGCTGTTGCTGGGTCGATGGCGAAATGAGAAAGCGGTTCCGCGGCACCCCAGAAGACGAGTCCAATCCCCATCCCCGTTGAAAACAGCATGGCAAACCAACTCATTCGAGAATACTCGGGTTTTTCATCGGGTTTCCCAAGCGTAATTTGCCCCATCGGACTGACGATGAAGAACAAGCAGAACAGGACGATGCCTGTGACAACGAGCAAGTAATACCAACCAAACGCCGATGTGATAAAGTTTTTCATATTATTCGTGACGGCTTCGAAGCTGTCAGGCGCTAGTGCTCCATATAAAACGGCTATGCTAACAAGCCCGAGTGTAATCCAGAAGACATTTGAGGTTTTTTTCATCTGATCACCTGTATTTTCTGTGTGATAATGACGCATGGCATACAGAGTAATCTTGCCCATTTTTCGCAGAGGGTATGCATGGCTGGGGATGACTGTTCTAAAGATGGCTGTTAGGTCACTATAGTTGAATATGCTTGAAACAAGCATAAACTAAACACACCAGAAAAAGCACAAACGGTGCCAGGTATGGACACCATTCATGCAATCAAAAGGAAGGCACTCTAAGTTCGCCGCGTTCTGTGGTAACGAATGCATGACCGATATCCTATCGGCCCAATTATGGCTGTACTTGCGCACCACACTCAGCTATTAAAAACAGCTAAATTGATCGATTTGCTGCAAGCTAATTCCCGTGTATTCCCATCTTCTTTGCCTACGGCGCCATCGATAGCCAGCAACGGAAGTCGGTCCGACAAAGACAGGATAGAACCAAAAGCCTTGTCTGCGCGAGAGCCAGACGTATGTGTAGCGATAAAGGCAACCGCGAATTGCCCCCGGATCTACTGCGAATGTCTGATGACTTGGATAGGCGGGGATAGTAGTTGGCGGTGGTGATGATGGACCTTGTTGCCCAGGAGGCCCGAAACCAGGTCCGCTTTGCCCCGGTGGGAATCCAGGCCCGCCTTGCCCCGGTGGGAATCCAGGTGGTCCGAAACCAGGCCCGCCTTGCCCCGGTGGAAATCCAGGTGGTCCGAAACCAGGCCCGCCTTGCCCCGGTGGGAATCCGGGCGGTCCGAAACCAGGCCCGCCTTGCCCCGGTGGGAATCCGGGCGGTCCGAAGCTAGGTCCGCTTTGTCCCGGCGGGAATCCAGGAGGCCCAAAACCAGGCCCACCTTGCCCCGGTGGTCGTCCGCCCCCCGGCATCCTTTGCATTGTCGCTTCTTCTCCCCAAGCCATCATGTGGTCCCCTGGCATTTCCGAATAGTTCATTTCTGGCATCCACTGCATGTCTTGACTAGGCATGAATCCTTGCATTCCGTGTCCAGCCATTTGTTGTGGCGGCGTTTCATATCCCTCGGGCAATTTCGGGTACCATAACTCTTCCCCTTGTCCGCCCGGTTGCATGTTAACCATTCGTTCACTCCTTCCAAGCGATTCCATCTATCCTATGCGACAATGTAGGAAAAGGAATGGACTTTACATTTTTTTCTTTTAATTCACGCAAACTTTTACCGGTTTCACGGGTCTAATAGATAAGAGGGGATAGGAGGTGGTGGTTTGAATGGCAAGAAATTGGCAGCGCGAGCGATTGCGGGAGATGATGATGCTTTTCTGTCGTTGATGTTAATGCATAAAGAGGCACTTTACCGCACAGCGCTTGCTTATTTGAAAAATGAGGAGGATGCGCTAGAAGCGATGCAAGAAGTGACGTTTCGTGCGTACGCCAAAATGGCTACATTAAAAAAGCCTGAGTATGCGAAGACCTGGCTGATTCGGGTCATGATGAATTATTGCCGTGATGTATTGCACAAACAAAAGCGCCTAGTTTTAGACGAGGACATTCTGTTGCAACAGGGCATTAGTGAGGACTTTACCTATCTGGAAGTTGAAGATGCACTAGCGCAATTGACCGATGAACAACGCGAACTCATTCATTTGAAGTATTTACAAGACGTTAAAATTAAAGAAATTGCTGAGATGACCTTTACCCCAGAAAGTACGGTTAAAACTAGATTATACAAAGCGCTCAAGTCACTTCGATCGTTTTTTGAAGAGAAAGGAGGAATTCGCCGTGTTCGATGAAGAAGAGCAGAAGCTGGCAAAATGGAAAGAGGAGATTGACAAAGCATCGATTGCTGATAACCGTTTAGAGCAGGCCATCAAAGAGGGTTTCCAACGGGCGAAGCAGACAACACAAGTCAAGAAACACCCGGCTGTCAAACGTAGTATTTGGTCGATTGTCATTGCGGCGGTATTACTGCTTACGCTCGTCACATCAATCCGTGTTTCACCGGCATTTGCCAATGTGGTTGCTTCAATCCCGGGGATGGAGAAGATTGTGGCCATTATCCTGGACAATAAAGGTCTGCAATTAGCAATTGCCAATGAGCATTATCAGAAAATTGCTGTGTCGGGTGAATCGTCGGGCATCCGCATAACGCTTGAAGGGCTTATTACAGATGAAGATAGTCTAGTTGCATTTTACACATTTGAGCATAAAAAAAATTCCCCAAATGACTTTCTTGTTGGCTATCGAATTCTAGATAAGAATGGCATAGAGATAGTTGGAGAAGGGGGAGGATATTCAACAAATTGGAATCACGAAAGCGATACAAAATCGCTGAATACGGTGGAAATTGAATTTGAAGGTGCAATCCCAACAGATGAGCTCATATTGGAAGTTCAGATTTCGAAAGAACAAGACGTGAACGATGTACAGGAGGTGATCCAGCTTCCATTTAGGGTCGAACTGAACCCTATTCAAAAAGAGCAGTATATATTGAATGAAACAGTGCATATTGCAGGCCAATCAATGACGATTAAAAGTGTTACCACAGGTCCTTTGAAAACTGCGGTAGAAGTTGAATTTGATGCAGATAATACAATGGAGATTTATGGCTTTGAAGACATGCGCCTCGTTGATGACAAGGGGGATGTATGGAGTTCTATTCAAAATGGCGTGACTGGAACTTGGTCAGAAGAGAATCCGAACGTTAAGACCTATTATTTGCAGAGTAACTACTTTGAACAATTGGGTAGCTTCACCTTGATGTTTAATAAACTGCAAGCCCTTGAGAAAGACGAAGCTTATATTGTCATTGATACTGAAAAGGGGGTCATCTTGAAACAACCTGCGGACAAACGGTTTTCCGTGTTAACAATGAAAAGCAACTTCATTAAATTAGCCCTTAAAAGCGAAAAAGGCTATAATTCACAAACATTTGGTGATTTTATAGATGCTCAAGGAAAAGAGGTTTGGGCAACAAGTGGAGGGTTTTCACCTATTTCGGACAAACGGGTTGAGATAAGTGCAACGTATCCGAATGAAGCGTATGTCAACCCCATTAAACTTCCGTTACATGGCTATCCTCAATGGATCGAGGGCGAAGTGAAGATTAAGCTCAAATAAGTATGGGGATCCATAAGTTTGGTGTTGTGAATGTCCTAGATTATAGTACGTTATTATGTAGGGGGGATGAAGATGAGGAGAGCTGTATTCCTAGTCGTTCTAGCGCTGCTAATCACGGGGTGTAGTCAAGAGTTCAAAGTTTCAGAAGTAGCAATCGACAATGTGAGTAGCGATATGCAAGACATGATTGAAGACCTTGAAAATGGCAATTACTTATTTTCTGGCGAGAAAGTGCAATATGTGTTTTTGAATAGAATCCATGTCGTTCAAGGAGAAGAGGCAATTATTTTGAACGATTTTTCGACGGATGTGAAAGATCAAGTATTGACGATATCGTTTAATGAAGCATCCACCTCAGATTATGAAAACAAGGATGTAAAGCATCAACTGCTGTATAAAATTACGGGGAAAGGTGATTATGACACCATTCTGTTTGAGATGAATGGAAAGGAAATTCCAATCGATTCGGTCATCACTATGAATTGAAAATGAGTGAACAAAAAGTTCCAAGGCGTTGTAGAGGCTGTGGAACTTTTTGTTTGGATTTGAATGATGTACTTGTTTAAATCATCGTCGACTCTTTTTAATTAGAGAAGCGCGCATAGTTCGTGATGGACTGATCTTCTGTCAAGAAAGTAGACACGATTTAATGAGTAATTCCTCTTTGAAAAGCCTACCGCGCTTCGCTTGGTGTACTTTCTTGGAAGAACAGTTAAAAAGACAACTGCTCATCCGAGAAAGTTGCGGGTGATTATTGAGCGCTATTCTTTTTTTGAAGTCCGATACGCCTGTTCAAACCTATTTGGTGATACATAATTCAATGTGGAGTGGCTACGTCTTTCATTATAGAAGGAAATGATGTAGTCCAACACGGCCATTTTCGCCTCTTCCTTCGTTTAGAATTTTCTGCGGTAGATGAGTTCCTTCTTTATCGTCGAGTGGAAGGATTCAATACAGGCGTTGTCATAACAGTCACCTTTACGACTCATACTGATTTGGCATTTCTTTACCCCAAGAAAAGTTCCATAACTGTGGCTAAATAGAGCGAGCCTTCGCTTGTCCAGATATAGGTGATATCCACCACCCAGACCTAGTTCGGAGCGTTTGCTGTTCGATTCGAGGAATAGATAGTTTAGCACCTAAGACTCGAACGAAATTCGAAGCGCTAAGGAAAATTGTCAGACCTATCGAAGAAGACCGTATTTTTGCGGAGGATATTGAAAAGATTGCTCCATTTCTATCTGAATAATAAAAGAAGCTGAAGTCGTGGTTAGACTTCAGCTTCTTTGTGGATAATTACAATTATATAGCACTAACTTCATTTACTTCGCTGTTTGATTAATAAATATATAAAGTAGGGGGCACCAATTACAGCTGTCCACACTCCCGCTGGTACCTCAATCGGTGCAAAGGCAACACGCGCAATCCAATCCGCAACAACGACGAGAATTGCGCCAATAATCGCGGATAGTACAACCATTGAACCAAACACAGGTCCCACAATTCTTTTCGCAATATGCGGTGCAATTAACCCTACAAATCCAATTCCGCCGGCGAATGAAACCGCCGCCCCGGTCAAACCAGTACATAGTAGAAGTGCAATTATTCTACTCCATTGAACTGAAGCTCCCGCACTTTTTGCTGAATCATCCCCGACTTCCAAAATATTCATTTCTCTGGTCATCACCAGTGTGAATATGAAAAGAATTGTAATCCATATTGCAATCATTCGAACTTCAGTCCAATTTGAACCATATATGCTACCCGTCATCCAAATATTAGCCTGACTTGCTTGGTAAATAGGGCCGAGTAACATCATAATGGTTGTCCCGGCATGCATAAATGCCGAAATTCCAATCCCTATAAGTAGCATACGAAAAGGAGCAATTCCATTTTTCCAAGACAGTGTAAAGACAATTGCAGCGGTAATGAGTGCACCGCCAAATGCAAATAAGGGCATCCAATCTTGGCTTACAGTGAGAGCATTACTTTCATCTGAAAATAACGCCAAGAATAATACAACAGCAAAAGAAGCACCGGCTGTAATCCCAATAATATCTGGAGAACCTAGTGGATTTCTTGAAATGCTTTGCAAAATGGCTCCAGCAGTTGCTAAGCCGATACCAACCAAAATCGACATCACAATACGTGGAAGTCGAAATTCAAAGATGATGGTTTCATCAAAGGGTTCACCGATTCCCAAAATAACTTTCAAAACATGTAAAGGGGAGATGGAAAATTCACCAGAACCCATTGATAGAATGGCGAGTACTAGTAATACGAGTGACGCAGTTAAGCTTGCAAATAATGCTTTTTTATCCAAAATAAAAGAGGCAATGGTACCAATACGAATGATTACTTTATTTTTCATGCGGCAAATCTCCTTCTCGCCACATAAATGAAGAAAGGAACCCCAATTAATGCGGTCATAGCTCCGACAGGCACTTCCTTAGGCATCATAATATAGCGCGTTGCGATGTCGGCCAAGAGTAGCAGGATCCCTCCGTAAATAGCGGAAAATGGGAAGACCCACTGATGTTGTATACCGACGAATGATCTTACGATGTGGGGGATAATAATTCCAATAAAACTGATAGGACCAGCAATGGCTACTGAAGTTCCGGCTAACACCACTACGATAAAGGAAAATATAAATTTGATAAGAATTACATTTTGGCCAAGACCTGATGCAATGTCGTCTCCTAATGCAAGCAAGTTCATCTGTTTGGATAAAAGGAAAGCCGCAAGCAGTCCAATTACCATATAAGGGAATCCTATATTGAGTAATTCGATTGGA from Sporosarcina sp. FSL K6-1522 includes the following:
- a CDS encoding BCCT family transporter; translated protein: MKKTSNVFWITLGLVSIAVLYGALAPDSFEAVTNNMKNFITSAFGWYYLLVVTGIVLFCLFFIVSPMGQITLGKPDEKPEYSRMSWFAMLFSTGMGIGLVFWGAAEPLSHFAIDPATAQPGTDAAFKESMRYTFFHWGIHAWAIYAVVAMSLAYFQFRKGEPGLISATLIPLFGNQMNRTFGTIINVLAVFATVIGVATTLGFGAIQINGGLSYLFDLPISFPVQVVIIIIVTILFVASAWSGISKGIKYLSNANMVLAALLLLLVIILGPTMLIFDTFTDTIGSYFQNLPRMSFRAAPLDDSDRAWINSWTIFYWAWWISWSPFVGIFIARVSRGRTIREFLTGVLLLPTVLSFFWFAVFGSTAMDVQIKGVDLTKLLTEETLFAVFHEMPLSMLLSIVAILLIAIFFITSADSATFVLGMQTTYGSLQPPNVVKLTWGIAQAAIAIILLSANGLTALQNALIIAALPFSFVIICMMISLYKELNKERKEMGLMVRPYPKKKK
- a CDS encoding sigma-70 family RNA polymerase sigma factor, whose protein sequence is MNGKKLAARAIAGDDDAFLSLMLMHKEALYRTALAYLKNEEDALEAMQEVTFRAYAKMATLKKPEYAKTWLIRVMMNYCRDVLHKQKRLVLDEDILLQQGISEDFTYLEVEDALAQLTDEQRELIHLKYLQDVKIKEIAEMTFTPESTVKTRLYKALKSLRSFFEEKGGIRRVR
- a CDS encoding DUF4179 domain-containing protein, translating into MFDEEEQKLAKWKEEIDKASIADNRLEQAIKEGFQRAKQTTQVKKHPAVKRSIWSIVIAAVLLLTLVTSIRVSPAFANVVASIPGMEKIVAIILDNKGLQLAIANEHYQKIAVSGESSGIRITLEGLITDEDSLVAFYTFEHKKNSPNDFLVGYRILDKNGIEIVGEGGGYSTNWNHESDTKSLNTVEIEFEGAIPTDELILEVQISKEQDVNDVQEVIQLPFRVELNPIQKEQYILNETVHIAGQSMTIKSVTTGPLKTAVEVEFDADNTMEIYGFEDMRLVDDKGDVWSSIQNGVTGTWSEENPNVKTYYLQSNYFEQLGSFTLMFNKLQALEKDEAYIVIDTEKGVILKQPADKRFSVLTMKSNFIKLALKSEKGYNSQTFGDFIDAQGKEVWATSGGFSPISDKRVEISATYPNEAYVNPIKLPLHGYPQWIEGEVKIKLK
- a CDS encoding iron ABC transporter permease — its product is MKNKVIIRIGTIASFILDKKALFASLTASLVLLVLAILSMGSGEFSISPLHVLKVILGIGEPFDETIIFEFRLPRIVMSILVGIGLATAGAILQSISRNPLGSPDIIGITAGASFAVVLFLALFSDESNALTVSQDWMPLFAFGGALITAAIVFTLSWKNGIAPFRMLLIGIGISAFMHAGTTIMMLLGPIYQASQANIWMTGSIYGSNWTEVRMIAIWITILFIFTLVMTREMNILEVGDDSAKSAGASVQWSRIIALLLCTGLTGAAVSFAGGIGFVGLIAPHIAKRIVGPVFGSMVVLSAIIGAILVVVADWIARVAFAPIEVPAGVWTAVIGAPYFIYLLIKQRSK